The Streptomyces pactum genome contains a region encoding:
- a CDS encoding type III PLP-dependent enzyme produces MTEDVSAPLAAALAATTEDRLVYDLAGIERRYDTLRRELPGVRVRFAMKACPVDEVLTALARRGAGVDAASPGEVAQALRAGVPAGRVHYGNTVKSDRNIADAHRLGIRTFATDSPQDVAALAVHAPGARVFCRVATGGTGAVWGLSHKFGCPPGDAVHVMERAREAGLVPAGLSVHVGSQQMTGEAWHAALEDLGGTLRALGRRGIRVDHVNLGGGLPALGYRDRHGTPLDPPLDKIFAVIREGAAELRRIHGAPLDFVIEPGRHLVADHGAIRAHVARLTERRGADGEPRYWLYLSCGKFNGLYEMDALQYRLVFPGHTDGPRVPAVVAGPTCDSDDAYCHEEALVPVPAALASGDPVWVLSSGAYATSYTTLGFNGFAPLPYAWAGRPEGDAADG; encoded by the coding sequence ATGACCGAGGATGTCAGCGCACCCCTGGCCGCCGCCCTCGCCGCCACCACCGAGGACCGGCTCGTGTACGACCTCGCCGGCATCGAGCGGCGCTACGACACCCTGCGCCGCGAACTGCCCGGCGTGCGGGTCCGGTTCGCCATGAAGGCCTGCCCGGTCGACGAGGTCCTGACCGCCCTGGCACGCAGGGGCGCCGGCGTCGACGCGGCGAGCCCCGGCGAGGTGGCGCAGGCGCTGCGGGCCGGAGTGCCGGCCGGGCGCGTGCACTACGGCAACACCGTCAAGTCCGACCGGAACATCGCCGACGCCCACCGTCTCGGCATCCGCACCTTCGCGACGGACAGCCCCCAGGACGTGGCCGCCCTCGCGGTCCACGCCCCCGGTGCCCGCGTCTTCTGCCGGGTGGCGACCGGCGGAACGGGCGCCGTATGGGGCCTGAGCCACAAGTTCGGGTGCCCACCCGGCGACGCCGTCCACGTCATGGAACGGGCCCGGGAGGCGGGGCTGGTCCCGGCGGGACTGTCCGTGCACGTCGGCTCCCAGCAGATGACGGGCGAGGCGTGGCACGCCGCCCTGGAGGACCTGGGCGGCACCCTGCGCGCCCTGGGCCGGCGCGGCATCCGCGTCGACCACGTCAACCTCGGCGGCGGCCTGCCCGCGCTCGGCTACCGCGACCGGCACGGCACGCCCCTCGACCCACCGCTGGACAAGATCTTCGCGGTGATCCGCGAGGGGGCGGCCGAACTGCGCCGCATCCACGGCGCCCCCCTGGACTTCGTCATCGAACCCGGCCGGCACCTCGTCGCCGACCACGGGGCGATCCGCGCGCACGTCGCCCGCCTCACCGAGCGCCGTGGGGCGGACGGCGAGCCGCGGTACTGGCTGTACCTGAGCTGCGGGAAGTTCAACGGCCTGTACGAGATGGACGCGCTTCAGTACCGGCTGGTCTTCCCGGGGCACACCGACGGTCCCCGGGTCCCGGCCGTCGTCGCCGGACCCACCTGCGACAGCGACGACGCCTACTGTCACGAGGAGGCGCTGGTCCCGGTGCCCGCGGCGCTGGCCTCGGGCGATCCGGTCTGGGTGCTCTCCAGCGGCGCCTACGCGACCAGCTACACCACCCTCGGCTTCAACGGCTTCGCACCGCTCCCGTACGCCTGGGCGGGCCGCCCGGAAGGGGACGCCGCCGATGGATGA
- a CDS encoding DUF6271 family protein: MRSICLTLPTNRPCPDTIAALGAEAAYAADHFGVEVHLLVLDSCPPPVHAAHAEAVRRLPAHPRITAHHLDEAAQRDFLARVTAHSGSAKPDLLLDLMLPDGLSYGACTDRAFLIAAALGCESVHRRDSDSRYQSLDGATVFPVHHELLSLGRRAADALPDVTESALPVSLLDRPVAMVGSSFVGELSVDVGRIRDADPGAYHDVVSLWAPEHWSAERKRELVEESFRGAGTAPFEADHSLLALVDPMRVDMCNIAFHGDTVSERVPLPPARDTIGSDYFLIHLVHDARLPGVLHNRNIVNYHTGERRTGRGFLAYQMRFAKFLLSMLHFHFVYDRMAEAGDTLLDGHGRARPLAVAALARESTGLDLAENARRLDALDTAYRRLGGPYADVAGLLAGRRERLLDEARDDMADFALLTEAWEGLVAAARTTPLVLTPGRPQ, from the coding sequence ATGCGCAGCATCTGCCTGACCCTTCCCACCAACCGGCCCTGCCCGGACACCATCGCCGCCCTCGGTGCGGAAGCGGCCTACGCCGCCGACCACTTCGGCGTCGAGGTCCACCTGCTGGTCCTCGACTCCTGCCCGCCACCCGTCCACGCCGCGCACGCCGAGGCCGTACGGCGCCTGCCCGCGCACCCCCGGATCACCGCGCACCACCTCGACGAGGCCGCCCAGCGCGACTTCCTGGCACGGGTGACGGCACACTCCGGCAGCGCCAAGCCCGACCTGCTCCTCGACCTCATGCTCCCGGACGGCCTGTCCTACGGCGCCTGCACCGACCGAGCCTTCCTGATCGCGGCGGCGCTCGGCTGCGAGTCCGTCCACCGCAGGGACTCGGACAGCCGGTACCAGAGCCTGGACGGCGCCACGGTCTTCCCCGTCCACCACGAACTGCTGTCACTGGGCCGACGCGCCGCCGACGCACTGCCCGACGTCACCGAATCGGCCCTGCCCGTCTCGCTCCTGGACCGGCCGGTCGCCATGGTGGGCAGCTCCTTCGTGGGCGAACTCTCCGTGGACGTCGGGCGGATACGCGACGCCGATCCCGGCGCCTACCACGACGTCGTCTCCCTCTGGGCGCCCGAGCACTGGTCCGCCGAGCGGAAACGGGAACTGGTCGAGGAGTCCTTCCGCGGAGCGGGCACCGCCCCGTTCGAGGCCGACCACTCACTGCTGGCACTGGTCGACCCGATGCGGGTGGACATGTGCAACATCGCCTTCCACGGTGACACCGTCAGCGAACGGGTGCCGCTGCCACCCGCCAGGGACACCATCGGCAGCGACTACTTCCTGATCCACCTGGTCCACGACGCCCGGCTGCCCGGCGTGCTGCACAACCGGAACATCGTCAACTACCACACCGGTGAACGCCGGACCGGTCGCGGCTTCCTCGCCTACCAGATGCGCTTCGCCAAGTTCCTGCTGTCGATGCTCCACTTCCACTTCGTCTACGACCGGATGGCCGAGGCCGGCGACACGCTGCTCGACGGCCACGGCCGGGCCCGCCCCTTGGCCGTCGCCGCCCTGGCCCGCGAGAGCACCGGCCTGGACCTCGCGGAGAACGCCCGCCGGCTCGACGCCCTCGACACCGCCTACCGGCGGCTCGGCGGCCCGTACGCCGACGTGGCCGGCCTCCTGGCCGGCCGGCGCGAGCGACTCCTGGACGAGGCGCGCGACGACATGGCGGACTTCGCGCTGCTGACGGAGGCGTGGGAGGGTCTGGTGGCGGCGGCCAGGACCACCCCCCTCGTCCTGACGCCCGGGCGGCCTCAGTGA
- a CDS encoding phytanoyl-CoA dioxygenase family protein, whose translation MATPDSHLHRAPSDLPYFSADADTYLARTQLRDLRKTRPLRVLSEEDFAHWQTYGYVVVKEAIPASSARRLLDFAWEFQGLDPDRPDTWYQDREYRSDLDRELHIYGFVEAYHHQLIWDSRQTQRVYDAFVDVWDCEELWVTLDRLNLNPPNTGNRDRALIEHRERGFDIELHWDVDTTLGVLPQRVQGIIALNDTKPDHGGFQCCPDLFRRFDRWKALQPDDRDPIRPAIDREDMPVVRPDLEAGDLLIWNGLLAHGVAPNVSGDGVRAVQYLSMMPALETHRTLRDSRVGSWRTLATPDWNATLLGDARRPESERYGPAELNDLGARLLGLESWHADAGDGAGTDRSEATDEATGEAACAASA comes from the coding sequence ATGGCGACGCCCGATTCCCACCTCCACCGAGCCCCGTCGGACCTCCCCTACTTCAGCGCGGACGCCGACACCTACCTGGCCCGCACGCAGTTGCGCGACCTGCGCAAGACACGTCCGCTGCGGGTGCTGTCCGAGGAGGACTTCGCCCACTGGCAGACCTACGGCTACGTCGTGGTGAAGGAGGCGATACCCGCCTCGTCCGCCCGTCGACTGCTCGACTTCGCCTGGGAGTTCCAGGGCCTCGACCCCGACCGCCCCGACACCTGGTACCAGGATCGCGAGTACCGCAGCGACCTCGACCGGGAACTGCACATCTACGGCTTCGTCGAGGCCTACCACCACCAGCTCATCTGGGACAGCCGCCAGACACAGCGCGTCTACGACGCCTTCGTCGACGTCTGGGACTGCGAGGAGCTGTGGGTCACCCTGGACCGGCTCAACCTCAACCCGCCCAACACCGGCAACCGCGACCGCGCCCTGATCGAGCACCGCGAACGCGGCTTCGACATCGAGCTGCACTGGGACGTCGACACCACGCTCGGCGTGCTGCCCCAGCGGGTGCAGGGCATCATCGCCCTCAACGACACCAAGCCGGACCACGGCGGCTTCCAGTGCTGCCCCGACCTGTTTCGGCGCTTCGACCGCTGGAAGGCCCTCCAGCCCGACGACCGCGACCCGATCCGCCCCGCGATCGACCGCGAGGACATGCCCGTCGTACGGCCCGACCTGGAAGCCGGCGACCTGCTCATCTGGAACGGCCTGCTGGCCCACGGCGTCGCCCCCAACGTCTCCGGCGACGGCGTGCGCGCGGTCCAGTACCTGTCGATGATGCCCGCGCTGGAGACCCACCGGACCCTGCGCGACTCCCGCGTCGGCTCCTGGCGCACCCTCGCCACCCCCGACTGGAACGCCACGCTGCTCGGCGACGCCCGCCGGCCCGAGTCCGAGCGTTACGGCCCCGCCGAGCTGAACGACCTCGGCGCCAGGCTGCTGGGCCTGGAGTCCTGGCACGCGGACGCCGGCGACGGGGCCGGCACCGACAGGAGCGAGGCGACCGACGAGGCCACCGGGGAAGCCGCATGCGCAGCATCTGCCTGA
- the hemE gene encoding uroporphyrinogen decarboxylase: protein MSANQSPAGKQPTATYDSAFLKACRREPVPHTPVWFMRQAGRSLPEYRKVREGIPMLESCMRPELVTEITLQPVRRHGVDAAIYFSDIVVPLKAIGIDLDIKPGVGPVVENPIRTRADLARLRDLTPEDVSYVTEAFGLLTAELGATPLIGFAGAPFTLASYLVEGGPSRNHENTKALMYGDPRLWADLLDRLADITAAFLKVQIEAGAGAVQLFDSWVGALSPADYRRSVMPASSKVFEAVAGYGVPRIHFGVGTGELLGLMGEAGADVVGVDWRVPMDEAARRVGPGKALQGNLDPALLFSTPQAVETKTREILDAAAGLEGHVFNLGHGVLPATDPDALTRLVEYVHTQTAR from the coding sequence GTGAGTGCCAACCAGAGCCCCGCGGGCAAGCAGCCGACCGCCACGTACGACTCCGCGTTCCTCAAGGCGTGCAGGCGTGAGCCGGTGCCGCACACCCCCGTGTGGTTCATGCGGCAGGCCGGGCGCTCACTGCCGGAGTACCGCAAGGTGCGCGAGGGCATCCCGATGCTCGAGTCCTGCATGCGGCCGGAACTGGTCACCGAGATCACCCTCCAGCCGGTGCGCCGGCACGGCGTGGACGCGGCGATCTACTTCAGCGACATCGTCGTCCCGCTCAAGGCCATCGGCATCGACCTCGACATCAAGCCGGGTGTCGGCCCGGTCGTCGAGAACCCGATCCGCACCCGCGCGGACCTGGCCCGGTTGCGCGACCTCACCCCGGAGGACGTCTCCTACGTCACCGAGGCCTTCGGCCTGCTCACCGCCGAGCTCGGCGCCACCCCGCTGATCGGCTTCGCCGGGGCGCCGTTCACCCTCGCGAGCTACCTCGTGGAGGGCGGCCCGTCCCGCAACCACGAGAACACCAAGGCCCTCATGTACGGCGACCCGCGGCTGTGGGCCGACCTCCTGGACCGGCTCGCCGACATCACGGCCGCCTTCCTCAAGGTGCAGATCGAGGCGGGCGCCGGCGCCGTCCAGCTCTTCGACTCCTGGGTCGGCGCGCTGTCTCCCGCGGATTACCGTCGCTCGGTGATGCCCGCCTCGAGCAAGGTCTTCGAGGCCGTCGCCGGATACGGCGTGCCGCGCATCCACTTCGGCGTCGGCACCGGCGAACTCCTCGGCCTCATGGGCGAGGCCGGCGCGGACGTCGTCGGCGTCGACTGGCGCGTCCCGATGGACGAGGCCGCCCGCCGCGTCGGCCCCGGCAAGGCGCTCCAGGGCAACCTGGATCCCGCCCTCCTCTTCTCCACCCCGCAGGCGGTCGAGACCAAGACCCGCGAGATCCTGGACGCGGCGGCCGGCCTGGAGGGACACGTCTTCAATCTCGGCCACGGCGTCCTGCCCGCCACCGACCCGGACGCCCTGACCCGCCTCGTGGAGTACGTGCACACGCAGACCGCGCGCTGA
- a CDS encoding DUF3000 domain-containing protein has translation MDEPKGTEEEARHGESTAPPAFAAAVEALRAARLRPQVEVEATRAPQRLAPYAYALEAAVVDGDDDLADGRLVLLHDPAGHDAWRGTFRLVTLVRAELEPEMAADPLLPDVCWSWLTGALQARGLTYGEASGTVTRAGSHYFGGLSARPPASQIEIRASWTPREGLGGVPDTAAHLASWCDLLAQVAGLPPAAPGDASIVSLPQRRGPQSR, from the coding sequence ATGGACGAACCGAAAGGTACCGAAGAGGAGGCCCGGCATGGGGAGAGTACGGCGCCGCCGGCCTTCGCGGCCGCCGTCGAGGCGCTCCGGGCCGCGCGGCTGCGGCCGCAGGTCGAGGTGGAGGCGACACGCGCACCCCAGCGGCTCGCCCCGTACGCGTACGCGCTGGAGGCCGCGGTCGTCGACGGGGACGACGATCTGGCGGACGGGCGTCTGGTGCTGCTGCACGACCCGGCCGGGCACGACGCCTGGCGGGGCACCTTCCGGCTGGTGACGCTGGTGCGGGCCGAGCTGGAGCCGGAGATGGCCGCGGATCCGCTGCTGCCGGACGTGTGCTGGTCCTGGCTCACCGGCGCGCTCCAGGCGCGCGGGCTGACGTACGGGGAGGCCAGCGGCACGGTCACGCGGGCCGGCTCCCACTACTTCGGCGGGCTCTCGGCGCGCCCGCCCGCCTCGCAGATCGAGATCCGGGCGTCCTGGACGCCGCGCGAGGGGCTGGGCGGCGTCCCGGACACCGCGGCGCACCTCGCCTCCTGGTGCGACCTGCTGGCCCAGGTCGCCGGGCTGCCACCGGCCGCGCCGGGCGACGCGTCGATCGTGTCGCTGCCGCAGCGGCGCGGCCCGCAGTCGCGCTAG
- a CDS encoding response regulator transcription factor, giving the protein MSVLLEQPASLVAYRPNKPTAMVVVADPRVRSTVTRHLWALGVRDVIEASSVAEARPRIGNPRDICVADVHLPDGSGLTLLSETRAAGWPNGLALSAADDIGAVRNALAGGVKGYVVTGTRTNVGLPTRPGAAPIGAAAARLHRRPPGAPSHPGGYRELSGREVEVLRLVAEGQSNKAIGVSMGLSALTVKSHLARIARKLGTGDRAGMVAVALRTGIIH; this is encoded by the coding sequence GTGTCCGTTCTCCTCGAGCAGCCTGCAAGCCTGGTCGCCTACCGCCCGAACAAGCCGACCGCCATGGTGGTCGTGGCCGACCCGCGCGTTCGTTCCACCGTCACCCGCCATCTGTGGGCGCTCGGTGTGCGCGATGTCATCGAGGCCTCGTCCGTCGCGGAGGCTCGTCCCCGCATCGGCAACCCCCGCGACATCTGTGTCGCAGACGTCCATCTCCCCGACGGCTCCGGTCTGACCCTGCTGTCGGAGACCCGCGCCGCGGGCTGGCCCAACGGCCTCGCCCTGTCCGCCGCCGACGACATCGGCGCCGTACGCAACGCCCTCGCCGGCGGTGTGAAGGGCTATGTCGTCACCGGCACCCGTACCAACGTCGGGCTCCCCACCCGGCCGGGTGCCGCCCCCATCGGCGCCGCCGCCGCCCGCCTGCACCGCCGCCCCCCGGGCGCCCCGAGCCACCCGGGCGGCTACCGCGAGCTCTCCGGCCGCGAGGTGGAGGTGCTTCGACTGGTCGCGGAGGGCCAGTCGAACAAGGCGATCGGCGTCTCGATGGGCCTGTCCGCCCTGACCGTCAAGAGCCACCTGGCCCGCATCGCCCGCAAGCTCGGCACCGGCGACCGCGCCGGAATGGTCGCCGTGGCCCTGCGCACCGGCATCATCCACTGA
- a CDS encoding ribonuclease D, with product MTDAHETAADRPLRTTGGAPPDDAGSSASQAPTPLLEPREGVPPVIADAAALAEVTAAFAAGSGPVAVDAERASGYRYGQRAYLVQLRREGAGTALIDPVACPDLSGLGAALSDVEWVLHAATQDLPCLREIGMVPTRIFDTELAGRLAGFPRVGLGAMVENVLGFVLEKGHSAVDWSTRPLPEPWLRYAALDVELLVDLRDALEKELDRQGKLEWARQEFDAIASAPPPEPRKDPWRRTSGMHKVRRRRQLAVVRELWQTRDRIAQRRDVSPGKVLGDAAIVEAALALPVNAHALAALNGFGRVNRRQLEQWQVAVDRARGLSESQLPQPGQPVTGPPPPRAWADKDPAAAARLTAARAAVTTLAERLNMPQENLITPDTVRRVCWEPPATVDTESVAAALAGHGARPWQVEQVTPALVTALSQSVS from the coding sequence GTGACCGACGCCCACGAAACCGCAGCAGACCGCCCACTGCGAACCACCGGAGGCGCCCCTCCGGACGACGCCGGATCTTCTGCGAGTCAGGCGCCGACCCCCTTGCTCGAACCACGGGAGGGCGTTCCGCCGGTGATCGCCGACGCGGCCGCCCTCGCCGAGGTGACCGCCGCCTTCGCCGCGGGCAGCGGCCCCGTCGCCGTCGACGCCGAGCGCGCCTCCGGTTACCGCTACGGCCAGCGCGCCTATCTGGTGCAGTTGCGCCGCGAGGGCGCCGGGACCGCGCTGATCGACCCGGTGGCCTGCCCCGACCTGTCCGGGCTGGGCGCGGCGCTCTCCGACGTGGAGTGGGTGCTGCACGCGGCCACCCAGGACCTGCCGTGCCTGCGCGAGATAGGGATGGTGCCCACCCGGATCTTCGACACCGAGCTGGCCGGCCGGCTCGCCGGGTTCCCGAGGGTCGGCCTCGGCGCGATGGTCGAGAACGTACTGGGCTTCGTCCTGGAGAAGGGCCACTCGGCCGTCGACTGGTCCACCCGCCCGCTGCCCGAACCGTGGCTGCGCTACGCCGCGCTCGACGTCGAACTCCTCGTCGACCTGCGCGACGCGCTGGAGAAGGAGCTGGACCGGCAGGGCAAGCTCGAGTGGGCCCGGCAGGAGTTCGACGCGATCGCCTCGGCCCCGCCGCCCGAGCCGCGCAAGGACCCGTGGCGCCGTACGTCCGGCATGCACAAGGTGCGCCGGCGCCGCCAGCTCGCCGTGGTGCGGGAGCTGTGGCAGACCCGGGACCGCATCGCGCAGCGCCGCGACGTCTCTCCCGGCAAGGTGCTCGGGGACGCGGCCATCGTCGAGGCGGCGCTCGCCCTCCCGGTCAACGCGCACGCGCTGGCCGCGCTGAACGGGTTCGGACGGGTCAACCGCCGGCAGCTCGAGCAGTGGCAGGTGGCGGTCGACCGGGCCAGGGGCCTGTCCGAGTCGCAACTGCCGCAGCCCGGCCAGCCGGTGACCGGTCCCCCGCCGCCGCGGGCGTGGGCCGACAAGGACCCGGCCGCCGCGGCCCGGCTCACCGCCGCGCGGGCGGCGGTGACGACGCTGGCGGAGCGGCTGAACATGCCCCAGGAGAACCTGATCACCCCGGACACCGTGCGCCGGGTCTGCTGGGAGCCGCCGGCGACGGTCGACACGGAGTCCGTGGCCGCGGCCCTCGCCGGCCACGGGGCCCGGCCCTGGCAGGTGGAGCAGGTGACGCCCGCACTGGTGACGGCTCTGTCCCAGAGCGTGTCGTAG
- a CDS encoding thiolase family protein yields the protein MPRTVRDVVFVDGVRTPFGKAGPKGIYHETRADDLVVKAIRELLRRNPGLDPKKIDEVAVAATTQIGDQGLTIGRTAGILAGLPTSVPGYSIDRMCAGALTAVTSVAGSVAFGAYDVAVAGGVEHMGRHPMGEGVDPNPRFVSEKLVDESALFMGMTAENLHDRYPSITKRRADEYAVRSQEKAAKAYADGKIQADLVPVSVRRTNEEAGETGWGLVTADEPMRPGTTLENLAGLKTPFRVHGRVTAGNAAGLNDGATASLIASEDFARENDLPVKMRLVSYSFAGVEPEVMGYGPIPATEKALAQAGLSIDDIGLFEINEAFAVQVLAFLEHYGIADDDARVNQYGGAIAFGHPLASSGVRLMTQLARQFEEQPHVRYGLTTMCVGFGMGATVVWENPHFEGDK from the coding sequence GTGCCTCGTACCGTCAGGGACGTCGTCTTCGTAGACGGCGTCCGCACCCCGTTCGGCAAGGCGGGCCCGAAGGGCATCTACCACGAGACCCGCGCCGACGACCTGGTCGTGAAGGCGATCCGGGAGCTGCTGCGCCGCAACCCCGGTCTCGACCCCAAGAAGATCGACGAGGTCGCCGTCGCCGCGACCACGCAGATCGGCGACCAGGGCCTGACCATCGGCCGCACCGCCGGCATCCTGGCGGGCCTGCCCACCTCGGTCCCGGGCTACTCGATCGACCGCATGTGCGCGGGCGCCCTGACCGCCGTCACCTCGGTGGCCGGCTCCGTCGCCTTCGGCGCGTACGACGTGGCCGTCGCGGGCGGTGTCGAGCACATGGGCCGCCACCCGATGGGCGAGGGCGTGGACCCGAACCCGCGCTTCGTCAGCGAGAAGCTGGTCGACGAGTCCGCCCTGTTCATGGGGATGACCGCGGAGAACCTGCACGACCGCTACCCGAGCATCACCAAGCGGCGCGCCGACGAGTACGCCGTGCGCTCGCAGGAGAAGGCCGCCAAGGCGTACGCCGACGGCAAGATCCAGGCCGACCTGGTGCCGGTCTCGGTGCGCCGCACCAACGAGGAGGCGGGTGAGACCGGCTGGGGTCTGGTCACCGCCGACGAGCCGATGCGTCCGGGCACCACGCTGGAGAACCTGGCGGGCCTGAAGACGCCGTTCCGCGTGCACGGCCGGGTCACCGCGGGCAACGCGGCCGGTCTGAACGACGGCGCGACCGCCTCCCTCATCGCGAGCGAGGACTTCGCCCGAGAGAACGACCTGCCGGTCAAGATGCGCCTCGTCTCGTACTCCTTCGCGGGTGTCGAGCCGGAGGTCATGGGCTACGGCCCGATCCCGGCGACGGAGAAGGCCCTGGCCCAGGCCGGGCTGTCCATCGACGACATCGGCCTGTTCGAGATCAACGAGGCCTTCGCCGTCCAGGTCCTCGCCTTCCTGGAGCACTACGGCATCGCCGACGACGACGCGCGCGTCAACCAGTACGGCGGCGCCATCGCCTTCGGCCACCCGCTCGCCTCGTCGGGCGTCCGCCTGATGACGCAACTGGCCCGCCAGTTCGAGGAGCAGCCGCACGTCCGCTACGGCCTGACCACCATGTGCGTCGGCTTCGGCATGGGCGCGACGGTCGTCTGGGAGAACCCGCACTTCGAGGGGGACAAGTGA